Below is a genomic region from Streptomyces sp. RPA4-2.
GTCACGACCAGGTCGGTGGCCGAGCCGGTCGGGACCGGGACGCGCATCGCGATGCCGTCGAGCTTGCCCTTGAGCTGCGGGAGGACCAGGGCGGTGGCCTTGGCGGCACCGGTCGTGGTCGGGATGATGTTCTCGGCGGCGGCGCGGGCGCGGCGCAGGTCCGAGTGCGGGAAGTCCAGGATGCGCTGGTCGTTCGTGTACGCGTGGACCGTCGTCATCAGGCCCTTGACGATGCCGAAGTTCTCGTCGAGCACCTTGGCCATCGGCGCCACACAGTTGGTGGTGCAGGAGGCGTTGGAGATGATGTTGTGCTTCGACGCGTCGTACTTGTCCTGGTTGACGCCCATCACGATGGTGATGTCCTCGTCCTTGGCCGGAGCCGAGATCAGGACCTTCTTGGCGCCGCCGGCGATGTGCTTCTCGGCGTCGGCCTTCTTGGTGAAGATGCCCGTCGACTCGATGACGATGTCGACGCCGAGCTCGCCCCACGGGATGTCGGCGGGGTTGCGCTCGGAGAGCACCTTGATGGTGTGGCCGTCGACGGTGATCGTGTCGGCGGTGTGCGACACCTCGGCCTTGAGGCGGCCCAGGATGGTGTCGTACTTGAGCAGGTGAGCGGTGGTCGCGGTGTCACCCAGGTCGTTGACAGCCACGATCTCGATGTCAGCACCCTGCTCCAGCAGCGCGCGGAAGTAGTTACGACCGATGCGGCCAAAGCCGTTGATGCCTACGCGGATCGTCACGAACCGATCTCCTCGTTGGTACGCCGGCTCACGTGCCGGCGAGTTGTATGGGATGTCCCCGACCGCCTAGAACCCTACCTCCCTGAGACGTCTGGAGTGACATTGAGATGCCCCATACACGGCAGGGTGTTCCGTACCCACCAGTAGGGGTACGGAACACCCTCGATGTTGACGAGGCAGTCGCCGCGAATCAGCTCTTCAGAGCGGTGAGCGCCTTCCCGATGAGGGCCGCGCGGTCGGCCGCCTTGGCGACGTGTTCCAGGCCGAAGCCCAGCAGCACGGTGTCACCGGTGGTGATCCCTCCGTACGTCTTGAACAGCTCTCCGTAGCGCGCCCAGTCCTTGAGGACGGCCGGGCTGCCCGGGGGCGGTCCGGCGACGCTCCAGGGGCCGAGGGAGGTCTCGAAGCCCTCCGTCCCGGTGGCCGCCCCGGCGACGACGAGGGAGGTGTCGTCCGCGAGGACACCGTGGCCGCCGGAGCTCGGGTCGGTGATGTAGCTCAGGGACACCTCCACCGACTTCCCGGCGTACGCGCTCAGGTCGAAGGCGACCTGCTGCCAGCCGC
It encodes:
- the gap gene encoding type I glyceraldehyde-3-phosphate dehydrogenase; the protein is MTIRVGINGFGRIGRNYFRALLEQGADIEIVAVNDLGDTATTAHLLKYDTILGRLKAEVSHTADTITVDGHTIKVLSERNPADIPWGELGVDIVIESTGIFTKKADAEKHIAGGAKKVLISAPAKDEDITIVMGVNQDKYDASKHNIISNASCTTNCVAPMAKVLDENFGIVKGLMTTVHAYTNDQRILDFPHSDLRRARAAAENIIPTTTGAAKATALVLPQLKGKLDGIAMRVPVPTGSATDLVVTLQREVTKDEVNAAFKKASEDGDLKGYLAYTEDPIVSSDIVGDPASCTFDSSLTMVQEGNSVKILGWYDNEWGYSNRLVDLTVFVGGQL